AACGCCGGTCCGCTGAGCATTGACGACACCTTCGAGCGGATGGGCGACCCGGCGTACGACTCCCCGGTCCTCGCCGAGCCGAAGAAGCGACGGCGCAGGAAGGACGAGGAGCCGAACCCGGCCGAGGAGTCGATGGAGCTGCTCACGCCCATCGACGTGCCGCTCGTCGACGACGAGCCGGTCGACCCGGAGGCAGGGTCGAACGCGCTCATCGCCCGTCGGCTGGCGCAGTCCACGACCGCCGATGACGAGACCGGCGAGCTCGAGCCGCCGCCGCACGCCGACCTGCCCCAGCGCGTCGAGCAGCTCGCCCTGTCCGGCGACATCGTCTACACGCTGCCCGACGCCACCGCGCTCAAGCCGGGCGACCCGCACCGGGCGCGCTCCAAGGCCAGCGACGACGTCGTCAGCCGGCTGCAGGGCGTGCTCGACGAGTTCAACGTCGATGCACAGGTCACCGGCTACACGCGCGGCCCGACGGTCACCCGCTACGAGATCGAGCTCGGCACGGGCGTCAAGGTCGAGAAGATCCTCGGCGTCCAGCGCAACATCTCCTACGCCGTCGGCTCGGAGGACGTCCGCATCCTCAGCCCGATCCCCGGCAAGTCCGCGGTCGGCGTCGAGATCCCCAACACCGACAAGGAGATCGTCTCCCTCGGCGACGTGCTCCGCTCCAACGTCGCTCGCACCGACCATCACCCGCTGGTGGCGGGCCTCGGCAAGGACGTCGAGGGCGGCTTCGTCGTCGCGAACCTCGCGAAGATGCCGCACCTGCTGGTCGCCGGTGCCACCGGCTCCGGAAAGTCGAGCTTCATCAACTCGATGATCACCTCGGTGCTGATGCGCTCCACGCCCGACGAGGTGCGGATGATCATGGTCGACCCCAAGCGGGTCGAGCTGAACGCCTACGAGGGCGTCCCGCACCTGATCACGCCGATCATCACCAACCCCAAGAAGGCCGCCGAGGCGCTCGAGTGGGTCTGCCGCGAGATGGACATGCGGTACGACGACCTGGCCAACTTCGGATTCCGGCACATCAACGACTTCAACAAGGCCGTGCGCGAGGGCAAGGTCGAGGTCCCGCCGGGCAGCGAGCGCACGCTGACGCCGTACCCGTACCTGCTGGTGATCGTCGACGAGCTCGCGGACCTGATGATGGTCGCTCCGCGTGACGTGGAGAGCTCGATCGTCCGGATCACCCAGCTCGCCCGTGCCGCCGGCATCCACCTGGTGCTCGCGACGCAGCGCCCGTCGGTCGACGTCGTCACCGGCCTGATCAAGGCGAACGTCCCGTCCCGTCTGGCGTTCGCGACCTCCAGCCTCGCCGACAGCCGGGTCATCCTCGACACCCCGGGCGCCGAGAAGCTGGTCGGCCAGGGTGACGGCCTCTTCCTGCCGATGGGTGCCTCCAAGCCGATCCGCGTGCAGGGATCCTGGGTCAGCGAGCCCGAGATCCAGCAGGTCGTCAAGCACTGCAAGGGCCAGCTCGAGCCGAGCTACCGCGAGGACGTCACCGCGCCGGCAGCGTCCAGCAAGGTGCTCGACGACGACATCGGCGACGACATGGACCTGGTCATCCAGGCGATCGAGCTCGTGGTCTCCACGCAGTTCGGCTCCACCTCGATGCTGCAGCGCAAGCTCCGTGTCGGCTTCGCCAAGGCCGGCCGGCTGATGGACATCCTCGAGAGCCGCGGCGTCGTCGGGCCAAGCGAGGGGTCCAAGGCGCGCGACGTGCTGGTCAAGCCCGACGAGATCGATGCCGTGATCATGACCATCCAGGGGGAGGCGTGAGCGAGATGAGCGAGAACCCGACCGAGCACCCGATCGAGACCACCGGCCGCCAGATCGAGGTCCGCCGCAACATCGCCCTGTCGGCCTCGGTCGGCGGGTTCGCCGCGCTGCTGACGGTCGCCTTCGCGGTGCGCGCCTTCAGCGGCGGCAGCACCCTGGACTGGGTGTCCTTCGGCGTGCTGGCCCTGGTCGCCGTCGCGCACGTGGCCGCCCTCGTCGACGGTCGTGCTCCGCTGCTGGTCGCCGACCACCACGGCGTGCGGGTGCGCCAGGGGGCGACCTGGCGCGGGATCGCCTGGCCCGAGATCGACTGTCTCGAGCACCTGCCGCGACGTGGCCTGGTCCGCGACGGGCACGTCCTCGTCGACGGGTACGACGACCAGCAGCTCGTCGTACCGCTGACGCTGGCGACTCGCGTGGTCGGCGTCGAGACCGGGTCCCTGAGCGACGCGCTGGCCGACCTCGCCGACGGCCGTGCCGACGTGGTGGAGGTGGTGCCGGGCCTGGCCGACGAGGGCACCGCGCCCCGCGCCGAGTCGGTGCCCACGCTGAGCGACCTGTACCCCGACGACGCGCCGGCCGCCCCCGAGGCCCGGCGCGGCATCGCCGCGCGGGTGGCAGCCGGACTGAGCGGCCGGCAGGCCGACTTCGAGGACACCGGTGAGGTGGTCCTCGCCGAGGACACCGAGACCACCGACGAGTTCGCTGCCGTCGAGGAAGAGACGCCCACTCCCGAGCGCACCACCGTGCTCGCGGCGCGAGTCGAGCTGGACCGCCCGACCCTCATCCGGGCGCCGGTCGTCGACGCGCCGCTCGCGACCGAGCAGGCCGGGGACGTCACCGTCGTCCTCGAGGACCTCGCGCTGCAGCCGGCCGCCCAGCCGGTCATCGGGCCCGAGCTGACCGCCGCCCGCGACCGTCTGCGGCTGACGATCGACCAGCTCTCCGAGCGGACCCGGATCCGTCCCCACGTCATCGAGGCGATCGAGGTCGACGACTTCGCTCCCTGCGGTGGCGACTTCTATGCCCGTGGCCACCTGCGCACCCTCGCGCGGGTGCTCGGCATCGACGCGGGACCGCTCGTGGCGTCGTACGACGACACCTATGCCGACGCCCCCGTCGACCCCCGTCGCGTGTTCGAGGCCGAGCTCGCCACCGGCACCGGTGGCTCGATCCGCAGCACCCGCGGCGGCCGCAACTGGTCGGTGCTCATCGCCGCGGTGATGGGCGCGGTGCTGGTCTGGTCCGTGGCCCGTCTGGTCATGGGCGGCCCCGCGCCGGTCGGCGACACCCCGGTCCTCAACCAGAGCGGCGGCATCTCCAAGGCCGCCGCCGCGAAGGGCGACCCGGTCAAGCTGAGCCTGGTCGCGGCCGGCGGGGGAGCCCAGCTGGTCATCCGCGACGCCGCCGGCGAGATCGTCTTCGACGGCAACCTGGCCTTCGGTCAGACCTCCGAGCTCAAGGTGGTGCCGCCGGTGCGGATCTGGAGCTCCGACGGGTCGGTGACCTACGCGATCGGCGGCAAGAAGCCGCAGGCGCTCGGCGAGACCGGGTCCGAGGTCTCCAAGACCGTCGCGGGCTCCTGATCACACGACCGAGGAATGCCGGCGGGCCCACGTCCGCCGGTATCCTCGACCGGACATGACCAGCACACCCACGAACCCCGTCTCGGTCGCGCTGCTCACCCTCGGGTGCGCGCGCAACGACGTCGACTCCGAGGA
The genomic region above belongs to Nocardioides sp. QY071 and contains:
- a CDS encoding DNA translocase FtsK; this encodes MATRTSSPPASRSRTSSSSRSGVKKTASSRTRSTTTKKRPPAKKSAAKRPAPRAVRSGPGPVLRAFTALGRGVVALWLAFAHGIGAVTRGVGHGARDIDPEQRRDGFGLLLVALALIITGAVWFEVPGGVMDFTRAAVSGSVGKIGWFVPLLVLAAGWRVMRDPVGNGPVGRQVIGWTAFAFGLLGIVHIANGSPEPVQGDTTPLRDGGGAVGYVVSALLLDLLRAPAVVVPLLALLAFFGVLVITATPLYRVPDRLREIGDLLLGRHHDDENAGPLSIDDTFERMGDPAYDSPVLAEPKKRRRRKDEEPNPAEESMELLTPIDVPLVDDEPVDPEAGSNALIARRLAQSTTADDETGELEPPPHADLPQRVEQLALSGDIVYTLPDATALKPGDPHRARSKASDDVVSRLQGVLDEFNVDAQVTGYTRGPTVTRYEIELGTGVKVEKILGVQRNISYAVGSEDVRILSPIPGKSAVGVEIPNTDKEIVSLGDVLRSNVARTDHHPLVAGLGKDVEGGFVVANLAKMPHLLVAGATGSGKSSFINSMITSVLMRSTPDEVRMIMVDPKRVELNAYEGVPHLITPIITNPKKAAEALEWVCREMDMRYDDLANFGFRHINDFNKAVREGKVEVPPGSERTLTPYPYLLVIVDELADLMMVAPRDVESSIVRITQLARAAGIHLVLATQRPSVDVVTGLIKANVPSRLAFATSSLADSRVILDTPGAEKLVGQGDGLFLPMGASKPIRVQGSWVSEPEIQQVVKHCKGQLEPSYREDVTAPAASSKVLDDDIGDDMDLVIQAIELVVSTQFGSTSMLQRKLRVGFAKAGRLMDILESRGVVGPSEGSKARDVLVKPDEIDAVIMTIQGEA
- a CDS encoding helix-turn-helix transcriptional regulator; this translates as MSENPTEHPIETTGRQIEVRRNIALSASVGGFAALLTVAFAVRAFSGGSTLDWVSFGVLALVAVAHVAALVDGRAPLLVADHHGVRVRQGATWRGIAWPEIDCLEHLPRRGLVRDGHVLVDGYDDQQLVVPLTLATRVVGVETGSLSDALADLADGRADVVEVVPGLADEGTAPRAESVPTLSDLYPDDAPAAPEARRGIAARVAAGLSGRQADFEDTGEVVLAEDTETTDEFAAVEEETPTPERTTVLAARVELDRPTLIRAPVVDAPLATEQAGDVTVVLEDLALQPAAQPVIGPELTAARDRLRLTIDQLSERTRIRPHVIEAIEVDDFAPCGGDFYARGHLRTLARVLGIDAGPLVASYDDTYADAPVDPRRVFEAELATGTGGSIRSTRGGRNWSVLIAAVMGAVLVWSVARLVMGGPAPVGDTPVLNQSGGISKAAAAKGDPVKLSLVAAGGGAQLVIRDAAGEIVFDGNLAFGQTSELKVVPPVRIWSSDGSVTYAIGGKKPQALGETGSEVSKTVAGS